One region of Syntrophobacter fumaroxidans MPOB genomic DNA includes:
- a CDS encoding homocysteine biosynthesis protein: MASVQKSYQEINEKIRQGKAVVVTAEEMVGIVRKKGAVRAARQVDVVTTGTFAPMCSSGAFINFGHTQPPIKASKVWLNDVPAYGGLAAVDVYLGATEPTFDDPLNKVRPGAFEYGGGHVIHDLVAGKSVRLRAEAYGTDCYPNRQVDMTVTLADLKYALLCNPRNAYQNYNCAVNLSERTIFTYMGTLKPRMGNANYSTSGQLSPLLNDPYYRTLGLGTRIFLGGAQGYIVWPGSQHNPDVPRGPNGVPRSPAGTLMVLGDLKQMLPRWLLGVSLQGYGCSLSVGLGIPIPILDEEMAFYAGVSDDDIVTQVKDYSFTRSDPLGEVNYAQLKSGTIRIEGHDVPTVPLSSYVRAKEIATILKEWIREGSFLLGEPQHFLPTVPRPGSVMRPEEAGRPADSSA, translated from the coding sequence ATGGCATCGGTGCAGAAGAGCTACCAGGAGATCAACGAGAAGATTCGCCAGGGAAAGGCCGTCGTCGTTACGGCCGAGGAAATGGTGGGCATCGTCAGGAAAAAGGGCGCGGTTCGCGCGGCCAGGCAGGTGGACGTCGTGACCACCGGGACTTTCGCGCCCATGTGCTCCTCGGGGGCTTTCATCAACTTCGGCCACACGCAGCCTCCCATCAAGGCGAGCAAGGTCTGGCTCAACGACGTGCCCGCTTACGGGGGGCTCGCGGCCGTCGACGTCTATCTTGGCGCCACGGAACCCACCTTCGACGATCCCCTGAACAAGGTTCGCCCCGGGGCCTTCGAGTACGGGGGCGGCCATGTCATTCACGACCTGGTGGCCGGGAAGTCCGTCCGGCTCCGCGCCGAAGCCTACGGAACGGATTGCTATCCCAATCGCCAGGTGGATATGACGGTCACTCTTGCCGATCTCAAGTACGCCTTGCTTTGCAATCCCCGCAACGCGTACCAGAACTACAACTGCGCCGTGAACCTCTCGGAAAGGACCATATTCACCTACATGGGAACCCTCAAACCCCGGATGGGCAACGCGAATTATTCCACATCCGGGCAATTGAGCCCGCTTCTCAACGACCCTTACTACAGGACTCTCGGGCTGGGCACCCGCATCTTTCTCGGAGGCGCCCAGGGGTACATCGTGTGGCCCGGCTCCCAGCACAACCCGGATGTACCGCGCGGCCCCAACGGCGTCCCGCGCTCCCCGGCCGGAACCCTGATGGTCCTGGGAGACCTCAAGCAAATGTTGCCGCGCTGGCTCCTGGGCGTCAGCCTCCAGGGGTACGGGTGTTCGCTTTCCGTCGGGCTGGGCATACCAATACCCATTCTCGACGAAGAAATGGCGTTCTACGCCGGCGTGTCCGACGATGACATCGTGACGCAGGTGAAGGACTACAGCTTCACGCGTTCGGACCCCCTCGGAGAGGTCAACTACGCTCAGCTCAAAAGCGGGACGATCAGGATCGAAGGCCACGACGTGCCGACGGTGCCGCTGTCGAGCTATGTCCGGGCCAAGGAGATCGCGACGATCCTCAAGGAATGGATCCGTGAGGGAAGCTTTCTTCTGGGAGAGCCGCAGCACTTTCTCCCGACCGTGCCGCGACCCGGGAGCGTGATGCGGCCGGAGGAGGCGGGACGACCGGCAGACTCGTCGGCGTGA